The Streptomyces cynarae genome contains a region encoding:
- a CDS encoding Gfo/Idh/MocA family protein: MTTTALPVVLAGARGHGRWHMENIRRLQHRGVVRLAGICELTPLTEDEIPRGLGSPRQSADFGALLEATGARIAVVCTPIPTHTDLALTAAAKGVHLLLEKPPAPSFAEFRRMADGVARAGVACQIGFQSLGSHALPAIRALMARGAIGEVVGVGGAGAWARDEAYYRRVPWAGRRRLNGVDVVDGALTNPLAHAVATALALGGCTRAEDVTGIETELWHANAIESDDTSCVRVTTAQGRPVTVAATLCAEHPDEPYVLVHGSSGRITFWYKQDRVLLQRAGHGPEEFEYRRTDLLENLARHLTDGDELLVTPDSTGAFMKVVEAVRQAPDPAPLPQGAWHRIPGENRRVVPGVDGLVAAAADTLALYSELDAPWALPAVLPEEVSTR; the protein is encoded by the coding sequence ATGACGACCACAGCACTGCCCGTCGTACTCGCCGGAGCCCGCGGACACGGCCGCTGGCACATGGAGAACATCCGCCGGCTCCAGCACCGGGGGGTCGTACGGCTCGCGGGCATCTGCGAGCTGACCCCGCTGACCGAGGACGAGATCCCCCGGGGACTGGGCTCACCGCGGCAGTCCGCCGACTTCGGCGCGCTCCTGGAGGCCACCGGGGCCCGGATCGCCGTCGTCTGCACACCGATCCCGACCCACACGGACCTGGCGCTGACGGCCGCCGCGAAGGGCGTCCACCTGCTGCTGGAGAAACCGCCCGCGCCCTCGTTCGCCGAGTTCCGGCGCATGGCCGACGGGGTGGCCCGGGCCGGTGTCGCCTGCCAGATCGGCTTCCAGTCGCTGGGCTCGCACGCCCTGCCCGCGATCCGGGCGCTGATGGCGCGAGGGGCGATCGGAGAGGTCGTCGGCGTCGGCGGGGCCGGTGCCTGGGCACGCGACGAGGCGTACTACCGGCGTGTCCCCTGGGCCGGCAGGCGTCGGCTGAACGGCGTCGACGTCGTCGACGGCGCGCTCACCAACCCCCTCGCCCACGCCGTCGCCACCGCCCTGGCCCTGGGCGGCTGCACCCGCGCCGAGGACGTCACCGGCATCGAGACCGAGCTGTGGCACGCCAACGCCATCGAGTCCGACGACACCTCCTGCGTCCGCGTCACCACCGCGCAGGGCCGCCCCGTCACCGTCGCCGCGACCCTGTGCGCCGAGCACCCCGACGAGCCGTACGTCCTCGTGCACGGCAGCAGCGGCCGGATCACCTTCTGGTACAAGCAGGACCGCGTGCTGCTGCAGCGGGCCGGCCACGGCCCGGAGGAGTTCGAGTACCGCAGGACGGACCTGCTGGAGAACCTCGCCCGGCACCTCACCGACGGCGACGAGCTGCTGGTCACCCCGGACTCGACCGGCGCCTTCATGAAGGTCGTGGAGGCCGTGCGGCAGGCCCCCGACCCGGCACCGCTTCCGCAGGGCGCCTGGCACCGGATCCCCGGCGAGAACCGCCGTGTCGTACCCGGCGTCGACGGCCTGGTCGCGGCAGCCGCCGACACCCTCGCCCTCTACTCCGAGCTGGACGCGCCGTGGGCGCTTCCGGCCGTGCTCCCGGAAGAGGTGAGCACCCGATGA